Proteins encoded in a region of the Streptomyces sp. NBC_01471 genome:
- a CDS encoding RNA polymerase sigma factor, which yields MTVARAYALYYGALVRSVRQRAAVWGLSERDVDVEALVQDTIEVPRAWLSTVAMRCLGRCIPAAARRAEGDPSDHTEEGTVTWSILAPSASTEDLLAAREVVGLIQRMPQQRHQEVAYLRYLEEWGHSEIVAEQLGCRPATIRARADRRQ from the coding sequence ATGACCGTTGCGAGGGCTTACGCGCTGTATTACGGTGCGCTGGTCCGGTCGGTGCGTCAGCGGGCCGCGGTCTGGGGATTGTCCGAGCGGGACGTTGATGTCGAGGCGCTCGTCCAGGACACGATCGAGGTCCCCCGTGCCTGGCTCTCCACCGTGGCCATGCGCTGCCTCGGTCGTTGCATCCCCGCGGCTGCGCGGCGGGCTGAGGGAGATCCGAGCGATCACACCGAAGAGGGAACCGTCACCTGGAGCATCCTCGCTCCGTCCGCCAGCACGGAGGATCTCCTCGCGGCGCGGGAGGTTGTCGGGCTCATCCAGCGGATGCCGCAGCAGCGCCACCAGGAAGTTGCCTATCTGCGCTACCTCGAAGAGTGGGGTCACAGCGAGATCGTCGCCGAACAACTCGGCTGCCGCCCAGCCACGATCCGGGCACGCGCGGACCGTCGTCAGTGA
- a CDS encoding transposase family protein — MAITVNRAVLAHRLFTGISRRHLARLIEELAVPWQAGLEGRRHAARGGARKRAAGAGACHQLVFVDRLVATLTHLRHDLPHTVLGLLFGVDRSTITRAIAEVRTLLAERGCAVPDHPDLRLRTLTDVFAHAQAEGIELRLDATEIQVRRPPAGRDGRRAFVSDKKRQNTMKATVIADWRGHTLWTDALRPGRMHDATAVRNEGIAICFQYFPDVEVLLDDGYLGLSRDHRGQAITPPRKPRPGALPGRVEQWEGDRHGYSSDRIRV; from the coding sequence GTGGCGATCACGGTCAATCGGGCGGTGCTGGCGCATCGGCTGTTCACGGGGATCTCTCGGCGTCATCTCGCGCGTCTAATCGAGGAGTTGGCCGTGCCGTGGCAGGCCGGTCTCGAGGGCCGCCGTCATGCTGCGCGAGGCGGGGCCAGGAAGCGGGCCGCGGGTGCCGGCGCCTGCCACCAGCTGGTGTTCGTCGACAGGCTGGTGGCCACGCTGACCCATCTGCGCCACGACCTGCCACACACGGTGCTGGGGCTGTTGTTCGGTGTCGACCGCTCCACGATCACCCGCGCAATCGCAGAAGTACGCACACTCCTGGCCGAACGGGGATGCGCGGTCCCCGACCATCCCGACCTGCGGCTTCGGACGCTGACGGATGTGTTCGCCCACGCCCAGGCCGAGGGCATCGAGCTGCGGCTGGACGCCACCGAGATCCAGGTCCGCCGGCCACCGGCTGGTCGCGACGGACGACGGGCGTTCGTCTCGGACAAGAAGAGGCAGAACACGATGAAGGCCACCGTGATCGCCGACTGGCGGGGCCACACGTTATGGACCGATGCCCTGCGGCCTGGCCGGATGCACGACGCCACGGCCGTCCGCAACGAAGGCATCGCCATCTGCTTCCAGTACTTCCCCGACGTCGAGGTCCTCCTGGATGACGGCTACCTCGGCCTGAGTCGCGACCACCGCGGGCAAGCGATCACACCTCCCAGAAAGCCACGTCCAGGAGCACTGCCCGGCAGAGTCGAACAGTGGGAAGGCGACCGCCACGGATACTCATCCGACCGCATCAGGGTGTAG
- a CDS encoding RNase A-like domain-containing protein, translating to MPPRSAGQNEAPSAAGARIRFHGACLRGLRHRCTNTSRRCAPSGPTWNECRPPTVRSKTSCGASPGRLDPSIGSEHRRTTSHPGRNGADGDRAPRHHVVLTDKPMADDAIGKGIATRWNDEATAAQSVDEAIQAWIKTPKNAKRLESWKIKQSHNKSSDPRKDLLLVEWTLRDKGSLGRRWVKGGAQGEATGNKVVIQFRYAGKHKPTKFVVYTSYPE from the coding sequence ATGCCACCACGGAGCGCGGGGCAAAACGAAGCCCCCTCGGCAGCGGGCGCGCGGATCCGCTTTCACGGTGCCTGTCTGCGCGGACTACGACACCGATGCACCAACACCTCCCGCCGCTGTGCACCCTCAGGGCCGACATGGAACGAGTGCAGACCGCCGACCGTCAGGTCGAAGACCTCCTGCGGTGCCAGCCCGGGCCGGCTGGACCCAAGTATCGGGTCTGAGCACAGGCGTACGACTTCGCACCCAGGACGGAACGGTGCAGACGGTGACCGGGCTCCACGACACCACGTGGTTCTTACTGACAAGCCGATGGCGGATGACGCCATCGGCAAGGGGATCGCAACGAGGTGGAACGACGAGGCGACAGCCGCACAATCCGTCGATGAGGCCATCCAGGCTTGGATCAAGACACCGAAAAACGCGAAACGGCTGGAGAGCTGGAAGATCAAGCAGTCCCACAACAAGTCTTCCGACCCGCGCAAGGACTTGCTACTGGTCGAATGGACTCTCCGGGACAAGGGATCACTCGGACGCAGGTGGGTCAAGGGCGGTGCGCAGGGAGAAGCGACTGGAAATAAGGTCGTCATCCAATTTCGGTATGCAGGGAAGCACAAACCGACCAAATTCGTCGTGTACACGTCCTACCCGGAGTGA
- a CDS encoding ABC1 kinase family protein has translation MLGRLLKEEARRSRHGDEADSQEVGRQRARAVREALQSLGPFYIKAGQMLSTRPDFVPPAMIEEFGRLHDQVTPVPFHVMEPVLAEEFGAHWPRLFREIDTDTPLGAASLAQVYRAVLTDGTPAAVKIQRPGVELVMAQDMAVLRRTAGLVRRSAPRFTAVIDLPAMLGVLFDAMEGESDFRKEAAHMRTAIGLTEGFKHLTVPLVLLDPTRRVLVQSLAPGTSIHTADPGELTADERTGIGRDLMTLMFRGFFLDRYFHADPHPGNIFVAPGHPAHLIDWGMVGRVESNVSRSLVLALLNVAANDGTGLAKTWTEMGHPTPWADLAGFRTDMAALVPKATSASLEELNFGVTLTAVLTHATRRGIQSSPVIALLGKSFANLEGSIRHLCPELSITEIFGENLRTIMFGLAQETLSEQQAARTALELMIAAPGSLQQGREILRNLADPPSTRRTEGNTTVSGNSRPSVRAALVLAAAIIWSRRGK, from the coding sequence GTGCTGGGCCGTCTACTCAAGGAGGAAGCACGCCGGTCCAGACACGGAGACGAGGCGGACAGCCAGGAAGTGGGGCGGCAGCGCGCGCGGGCGGTACGCGAGGCGCTGCAGTCACTCGGGCCGTTCTACATCAAGGCCGGACAGATGCTCTCCACCCGGCCCGATTTCGTGCCGCCGGCGATGATCGAAGAGTTCGGCCGCCTCCACGACCAGGTCACCCCGGTGCCGTTCCACGTCATGGAGCCGGTCCTGGCCGAGGAGTTCGGAGCCCACTGGCCGCGGCTCTTCCGCGAGATCGACACCGATACGCCGCTGGGGGCCGCCTCGCTCGCCCAGGTCTACCGGGCCGTACTGACCGACGGCACACCTGCCGCGGTGAAGATCCAACGTCCCGGCGTCGAACTCGTCATGGCGCAGGACATGGCCGTCCTGCGCCGGACGGCCGGTCTGGTCCGCAGGAGCGCGCCCCGGTTCACCGCCGTGATCGACCTGCCGGCCATGCTGGGAGTGCTCTTCGACGCAATGGAGGGCGAGAGCGACTTCCGTAAGGAGGCCGCCCACATGCGCACGGCCATCGGCCTCACCGAGGGCTTCAAGCACCTGACCGTCCCCCTCGTCCTACTCGATCCCACCCGGCGGGTCCTGGTGCAGTCCCTCGCGCCCGGCACCTCGATCCACACCGCCGACCCCGGCGAGCTCACTGCCGACGAGCGCACCGGCATCGGACGAGACCTGATGACGCTCATGTTCCGGGGCTTCTTCCTCGACCGCTACTTCCACGCGGACCCCCACCCGGGAAACATCTTCGTCGCCCCCGGACACCCGGCCCACCTGATCGACTGGGGCATGGTGGGCCGCGTGGAGTCCAACGTCAGCAGAAGCCTCGTCCTGGCCCTCCTCAACGTGGCCGCCAACGACGGCACCGGCCTGGCGAAAACCTGGACCGAGATGGGACACCCCACCCCCTGGGCCGATCTGGCCGGCTTCCGGACCGACATGGCCGCCCTCGTCCCCAAGGCCACTTCAGCTTCCCTGGAGGAACTCAACTTCGGTGTCACCCTCACCGCCGTCCTGACCCACGCCACCCGCCGCGGCATCCAGTCCAGTCCCGTCATCGCCCTTCTCGGGAAGTCCTTCGCCAACCTCGAAGGATCCATCCGGCACCTGTGCCCCGAACTGTCCATCACCGAAATCTTCGGGGAGAACCTGCGCACCATCATGTTCGGCCTCGCCCAGGAAACCCTCTCCGAGCAGCAGGCCGCCCGCACCGCCCTCGAACTCATGATCGCCGCTCCCGGAAGCCTCCAGCAGGGACGCGAGATCCTGCGCAACCTCGCAGACCCCCCCTCCACCCGGCGAACCGAAGGAAACACGACAGTGTCCGGCAACAGTCGGCCATCGGTCCGCGCGGCACTCGTCCTGGCCGCCGCCATCATCTGGAGCAGACGCGGAAAGTAG
- a CDS encoding polyhydroxyalkanoate synthesis regulator DNA-binding domain-containing protein, whose product MTARAHVRTGEERLLVRTERGLLFDARTRQSVTLDELAADVRAGRRFRATEDRGGGECTYQVLAQVLLAALAPTAPGAMRECGTSEPLVDAVDEVPFSGPAV is encoded by the coding sequence ATGACTGCGCGGGCCCATGTCCGTACGGGCGAGGAGCGCCTTCTCGTCCGTACGGAAAGAGGGCTGCTGTTCGACGCACGCACCCGTCAGTCCGTCACGTTGGACGAGCTGGCCGCCGACGTCCGGGCCGGACGCCGTTTCCGGGCCACAGAGGACAGGGGCGGCGGTGAGTGCACCTACCAGGTCCTGGCCCAGGTGCTCCTCGCCGCTCTCGCGCCGACCGCACCCGGAGCGATGCGGGAATGCGGGACGTCGGAGCCGCTGGTGGACGCCGTCGACGAGGTTCCGTTTTCCGGACCGGCGGTGTGA
- a CDS encoding polyprenyl synthetase family protein translates to MTATAATPAALLDPDGVRASVDAVLYAFLDEQERAATDLPEIGLFTKMLRTMLGAGGKRIRPFLCVTGWAAITDRTPPPAVWRVAASLELFHAFALIHDDIMDKSDTRRGRPTAHRALAARHAHHPDADILGVNTAILLGDLALGWSYELLHADDRRIHRTWKLLNALRTETLIGQYLDLTATGDLTAGTDTAWRIIRYKTGKYTIERPLHLGAAPADADPAQLRSLSAYAIPVGEAFQLRDDLLGVYGDPARTGKSTLDDLREGKHTVLVTTALEQATPVQRRTLRSALGDPSLDQTAAEAVRAVLTATGAAAAVEQMITDRLRAAERALEGSTLREPATTALNRLAAATAHRAS, encoded by the coding sequence GTGACCGCTACTGCCGCCACCCCTGCCGCCCTGCTGGACCCGGACGGCGTTCGCGCGTCCGTCGACGCCGTCCTGTACGCCTTCCTCGACGAGCAGGAACGAGCGGCTACCGATCTCCCCGAGATCGGCCTGTTCACCAAGATGCTCCGCACCATGCTCGGCGCTGGCGGCAAGCGCATCCGCCCATTCCTCTGCGTCACCGGCTGGGCGGCGATCACCGACCGGACGCCGCCTCCCGCTGTCTGGCGGGTGGCCGCTTCCCTGGAGCTGTTCCACGCCTTCGCCCTCATCCACGACGACATCATGGACAAGTCCGACACCCGGCGCGGCCGGCCCACCGCGCACCGCGCCCTGGCCGCCCGACACGCACACCACCCCGACGCCGACATTCTGGGGGTGAACACCGCGATCCTGCTCGGGGATCTCGCTCTCGGCTGGTCCTACGAACTCCTGCATGCCGACGACCGACGGATCCACCGGACGTGGAAGCTGCTGAACGCGCTGCGTACCGAAACACTCATCGGCCAGTACCTCGACCTGACCGCGACCGGCGACCTGACGGCCGGCACGGACACGGCGTGGCGCATCATCCGCTACAAGACAGGCAAGTACACCATCGAGCGGCCCCTGCATCTGGGCGCGGCCCCGGCCGACGCCGATCCCGCCCAACTGCGGTCCCTGTCCGCCTACGCGATCCCCGTCGGTGAGGCGTTCCAACTGCGCGACGATCTTCTCGGCGTCTATGGCGACCCCGCCCGGACCGGCAAGTCCACCCTCGACGACCTGCGGGAGGGCAAGCACACCGTGCTGGTCACCACCGCCCTCGAACAAGCGACCCCCGTCCAGCGGCGCACGCTGCGCAGCGCTCTGGGCGACCCGTCTCTCGACCAGACCGCGGCAGAAGCGGTGAGAGCGGTTCTGACCGCCACGGGGGCAGCAGCCGCCGTCGAGCAGATGATCACCGACCGGCTCCGCGCAGCCGAACGAGCGCTGGAAGGCAGCACTCTGCGCGAGCCTGCCACCACGGCACTGAACCGTCTCGCCGCCGCCACGGCCCACCGCGCCTCCTGA
- the ispG gene encoding flavodoxin-dependent (E)-4-hydroxy-3-methylbut-2-enyl-diphosphate synthase gives MPTPPALRRRPTRQVRVGDVLVGGGAPVTVQSMTTAPTSDVDATLRQIAELTAAGCDIVRVAVPSQDDADALSRITAKSKLPVIADIHFQPKFVFQAIDAGCAAVRVNPGNIRKFDDRVREIADAASVAGIPIRIGVNAGSLDQRLLDKHGAATPQALAESALWECALFEEHGFTDLKISVKHHDPLTMIAAYQLLAARCDYPLHLGVTEAGPPPQGTIKSATAFAILLHEGIGDTIRVSLTAPPVEEVKAGAQILQALGLRPRQLEIVSCPSCGRAQVDVYRLTAKVQAAFEGFPHPLRVAVMGCVVNGPGEARAADLGVSCGNGKGQIFIRGQVVRTVPESQIVDALLEEALSLADPACAPGDTS, from the coding sequence ATGCCCACCCCGCCGGCGCTACGCCGCCGCCCCACCCGCCAGGTGAGGGTCGGCGATGTCCTTGTCGGCGGTGGCGCACCGGTGACCGTCCAGTCCATGACTACCGCCCCCACCTCCGATGTCGATGCCACCTTGCGGCAGATCGCGGAGCTCACCGCCGCCGGGTGCGACATCGTCCGGGTCGCCGTGCCCTCTCAGGACGATGCCGACGCTCTCAGCCGGATCACCGCGAAGTCGAAGCTTCCGGTGATCGCGGACATCCACTTCCAGCCCAAATTCGTCTTCCAGGCGATTGACGCGGGATGCGCGGCGGTTCGCGTGAACCCCGGCAACATCCGGAAGTTCGACGACAGGGTCCGTGAGATCGCCGACGCCGCCTCGGTTGCGGGGATTCCGATCCGGATCGGCGTCAACGCCGGCTCTCTCGACCAGCGGCTGCTGGACAAGCACGGCGCGGCCACCCCGCAGGCCCTTGCCGAGTCGGCGTTGTGGGAGTGCGCGCTGTTCGAGGAGCACGGATTCACCGACCTCAAGATCAGCGTGAAGCACCACGACCCCCTGACCATGATCGCCGCCTACCAGCTGCTCGCGGCCCGCTGCGACTACCCCCTCCACCTGGGGGTGACGGAGGCCGGGCCGCCGCCGCAGGGCACCATCAAGTCCGCCACCGCCTTCGCGATCCTCCTGCACGAGGGAATCGGCGACACCATCCGCGTCTCCCTGACCGCGCCGCCCGTCGAGGAGGTCAAAGCCGGCGCGCAGATCTTGCAGGCCCTCGGCCTGCGCCCCCGTCAACTGGAGATCGTCTCCTGCCCCTCCTGCGGCCGTGCCCAGGTCGACGTCTACCGGCTCACCGCCAAGGTCCAGGCCGCCTTCGAAGGTTTTCCCCACCCGCTGCGCGTCGCCGTCATGGGGTGCGTCGTGAACGGCCCCGGCGAAGCCCGCGCAGCAGACCTCGGGGTCTCCTGCGGCAACGGGAAGGGCCAGATCTTCATCCGGGGCCAAGTCGTAAGAACGGTGCCGGAATCACAGATCGTGGACGCGCTCCTCGAAGAAGCCCTCAGTCTCGCCGACCCCGCCTGCGCCCCGGGAGACACCTCGTGA
- a CDS encoding amidohydrolase family protein has translation MNDLRSAIRANRLFDGGTLWEGPVMVLVDDGKITDVDRTGAAPPDGVSVTDLGDATLLPGLVDAHTHLAFDPQGHTETQMLGDDDAKVLARMRKHAQQALQAGVTTVRDLGDRGYLALQLRQERQELPHIVASGPPITRTGGHCFYLGGEADGLKEIAAAVADRARHGVDLIKIMATGGMSTVGSDPGAAQYTVAELRTAVQTAHELGLPITAHAHGTSGIAAAVAAGADGVEHCTFITLDGVQPDGQIVDAIAAAGVFVGCTVVRPRVGMPAEVLATIEPYWQSQAAMHARGVRVVCCTDAGINPHKPHDILPSDVAYFASQAAPNSAALASVTSLAADACGLGHRKGRIAADYDADMLAVSGNPVHDITAIQKVRAVFRAGQPVNR, from the coding sequence ATGAATGATCTCCGATCAGCCATCCGCGCCAACCGCCTGTTCGACGGCGGCACCTTGTGGGAGGGGCCGGTCATGGTCCTGGTGGATGACGGAAAGATCACCGATGTCGATCGGACGGGCGCCGCGCCTCCTGACGGTGTATCTGTGACTGACCTGGGTGATGCCACGCTGCTGCCCGGCCTGGTCGATGCCCACACGCACCTCGCCTTCGATCCGCAAGGCCACACCGAGACCCAGATGCTGGGCGACGACGACGCGAAGGTCCTGGCCCGTATGCGGAAGCACGCGCAGCAGGCCCTCCAAGCAGGTGTCACCACTGTGCGCGATCTTGGTGACCGCGGGTACCTGGCTCTACAGCTCCGGCAGGAGCGCCAGGAACTTCCGCATATCGTTGCGTCAGGCCCTCCCATAACCCGCACCGGTGGCCACTGCTTCTACCTTGGCGGCGAGGCGGACGGGCTAAAGGAAATCGCTGCGGCCGTGGCTGACCGGGCTCGCCACGGAGTTGACCTGATCAAGATCATGGCGACGGGCGGCATGTCGACTGTCGGCTCTGACCCCGGAGCTGCTCAGTACACCGTGGCCGAGCTCCGGACAGCGGTACAGACCGCACACGAACTGGGCCTGCCCATCACGGCGCACGCCCACGGAACGAGCGGAATCGCCGCGGCTGTCGCGGCCGGTGCAGACGGTGTGGAGCACTGCACTTTCATCACTCTCGACGGAGTCCAGCCGGACGGGCAGATCGTGGATGCCATCGCGGCCGCCGGCGTGTTCGTCGGCTGCACCGTGGTCAGGCCGCGCGTAGGCATGCCCGCTGAGGTACTGGCCACCATCGAGCCCTACTGGCAGAGCCAGGCAGCCATGCACGCGCGTGGCGTGCGCGTGGTCTGCTGCACGGATGCGGGAATCAACCCCCACAAGCCACATGACATCCTCCCCAGTGACGTCGCCTACTTCGCCTCGCAGGCCGCTCCGAACAGTGCTGCCCTGGCCTCCGTTACCTCCCTCGCGGCCGACGCCTGCGGCCTGGGGCACAGGAAGGGACGGATCGCAGCCGACTACGACGCGGACATGCTGGCCGTCAGCGGAAACCCAGTGCATGACATCACGGCGATACAGAAGGTCAGGGCAGTCTTCCGAGCGGGTCAGCCCGTGAACCGATGA
- a CDS encoding RICIN domain-containing protein — protein sequence MQQSEERARTALWRIGGRRGLIALVVGALCAAFLLTGGGTASAAPPDSNRMATWNMQRASGRWTYALGLSDNASVVALQEASITPPSGAVSLGRIGRNIRAYRIPATRTRGERYLYILHQGANPARGVNPAMITSFRPNRVEEIAGVYRSALGVVRQADNTLFASIHASASGGTDAASLVRRVATRSRQLALGNWVVLGDFNRAPRSLPVGGTTGIPANSHIYENGGPTQLSGGRLDYAVSNVLTQNWQAARGNPRGSDHWPITFSSLRAGAGPARFTLGDNGGNGSVLDVYQARRTNGTHLILYHPDNGTNQQWTLRPDGFQHRSDRIVSVNSGKCVDVDNGTASKEGSRMNIWDCHRHGPTTDTQNFVLEHPLPLFPNLTTITNERTEYLLNVAGNGTADGTPVIQYEQQYGPLPFPADNEAFYLHPTS from the coding sequence ATGCAGCAATCAGAAGAGAGAGCAAGAACAGCCCTGTGGCGTATCGGCGGCCGGCGGGGCCTGATCGCGTTGGTGGTGGGCGCACTGTGTGCGGCCTTCCTGCTGACCGGCGGGGGAACCGCGTCAGCGGCGCCGCCGGACAGTAACCGGATGGCGACCTGGAACATGCAGCGAGCCTCCGGCCGCTGGACCTACGCGCTGGGCCTCTCGGACAACGCGAGCGTCGTGGCCCTGCAGGAGGCATCGATCACGCCACCGTCCGGGGCCGTGTCGCTGGGCCGTATCGGCCGCAACATCCGCGCCTACCGCATCCCCGCCACCCGCACCCGCGGCGAGCGCTACCTCTACATCCTCCACCAGGGCGCCAACCCGGCTCGGGGCGTGAACCCGGCCATGATCACCTCGTTCCGACCCAACCGCGTGGAAGAGATCGCCGGCGTCTACCGGTCCGCCCTCGGCGTCGTACGGCAGGCCGACAACACCCTGTTCGCCTCCATCCACGCCAGCGCCAGCGGCGGCACCGACGCCGCCTCCCTCGTACGCCGCGTCGCCACCCGCAGCAGGCAGCTCGCCCTGGGAAACTGGGTGGTCCTGGGAGACTTCAACCGCGCCCCGCGCTCCCTGCCCGTCGGCGGAACCACCGGCATCCCCGCCAACTCTCACATCTACGAGAACGGCGGCCCCACCCAGCTCAGCGGCGGTCGCCTGGATTACGCCGTCTCCAACGTCCTGACCCAGAACTGGCAGGCCGCCCGCGGCAACCCTCGCGGCAGCGACCACTGGCCCATCACCTTCTCCTCCTTGCGCGCCGGCGCCGGCCCCGCCCGCTTCACGCTCGGCGACAACGGAGGCAACGGCAGCGTCCTTGACGTCTACCAGGCCCGCAGAACCAACGGGACGCACCTCATCCTCTATCACCCCGACAACGGCACCAACCAGCAGTGGACCCTGCGCCCCGACGGCTTCCAGCACAGGTCGGACCGGATTGTCAGCGTGAACAGCGGCAAGTGCGTGGACGTCGACAACGGCACCGCCAGTAAAGAGGGCTCCCGGATGAACATCTGGGACTGCCACCGGCACGGCCCCACCACTGACACCCAGAACTTCGTCCTGGAACACCCCCTCCCGCTGTTCCCGAACCTGACGACCATCACCAACGAGAGGACCGAGTACCTGCTGAACGTCGCGGGCAACGGCACCGCCGACGGCACCCCCGTCATCCAGTACGAGCAGCAGTACGGCCCCCTGCCCTTCCCGGCCGACAACGAAGCCTTCTACCTTCACCCCACCAGCTGA
- a CDS encoding FAD-dependent monooxygenase: MEDRRRRRIRTTGVLIAGGRPVGPSAAAGLRRPGVRCRLVDRLPARLPYARAVGIVPRTPEIRDRTGLALTAVERRRCAARSAELRHWPGTGTDRPWLPPEVPYGFASMPQ, from the coding sequence GTGGAGGATCGCCGACGCCGTCGCATCCGCACGACCGGTGTACTGATCGCGGGCGGGCGCCCGGTCGGGCCCAGTGCGGCTGCCGGGCTCCGCCGCCCTGGGGTGCGCTGCCGCCTGGTCGACCGGTTACCGGCCCGCCTTCCGTACGCCAGGGCAGTCGGTATCGTGCCGCGTACCCCGGAGATCCGGGATCGGACGGGCCTGGCCCTCACCGCCGTGGAAAGGCGCCGTTGTGCTGCACGGTCAGCTGAGTTACGTCATTGGCCGGGAACAGGCACGGACAGACCTTGGCTGCCGCCCGAGGTGCCGTACGGGTTCGCCTCGATGCCGCAGTAA
- a CDS encoding transglycosylase SLT domain-containing protein — MTATTRRTLSPRKTSVAGIAAAGAAACALSLAPHPAHAAEPTATPVSAAAVTTAQITQQAHHAEKAAHAKAAKAKKAPKAKHLDTVAAIVKSPKYSNNLDGWIKESLAIMKAKHIPGSYDGLHRNIMRESSGNPHAQNNWDVNAQNGIPSKGLLQVIQPTFDTYHVKGTKNSLTDPVANIVAAANYAADKYGSMDNVNSAY, encoded by the coding sequence ATGACTGCCACCACCCGCCGCACCCTCAGCCCCCGCAAGACCTCCGTGGCCGGCATCGCCGCCGCCGGCGCCGCCGCCTGCGCCCTGTCCCTGGCCCCGCACCCCGCCCACGCCGCCGAGCCCACCGCCACACCCGTCTCCGCCGCCGCCGTCACCACCGCCCAGATCACCCAGCAGGCCCACCACGCCGAAAAGGCCGCCCACGCCAAGGCCGCCAAGGCGAAGAAGGCCCCCAAGGCCAAGCACCTCGACACTGTCGCCGCGATCGTCAAGAGCCCCAAGTACAGCAACAACCTCGACGGCTGGATCAAGGAATCGCTGGCCATCATGAAGGCCAAGCACATCCCCGGCAGCTACGACGGCCTGCACCGCAACATCATGCGCGAATCCAGCGGCAACCCCCACGCCCAGAACAACTGGGACGTCAACGCCCAGAACGGCATCCCCTCCAAGGGACTCCTCCAGGTCATCCAGCCCACCTTCGACACCTACCACGTCAAGGGCACCAAGAACAGCCTCACCGACCCCGTCGCCAACATCGTCGCCGCAGCCAACTACGCCGCCGACAAATACGGCTCGATGGACAACGTCAACTCCGCCTACTGA
- a CDS encoding peptidase inhibitor family I36 protein: MRVRMSLAIVVAATCLALTGAASSPQAGGRASAPSSGHTASAAALRLAADQCGAGEICFWHDRNFSGAPWRWMPSNGYRDMPPNLHDHVYSFYANVRACFIDYKPRDFRAVNIGDYAKAYDTNFGRRIDAVAVRSSC, from the coding sequence ATGCGTGTTCGTATGAGTCTGGCCATCGTTGTGGCGGCCACCTGTCTTGCCCTGACCGGTGCGGCGAGTTCTCCCCAGGCCGGCGGCCGGGCCAGTGCCCCCTCATCCGGACACACCGCGAGCGCCGCCGCCCTGCGACTGGCAGCCGATCAGTGCGGGGCCGGGGAGATCTGCTTCTGGCACGACAGGAACTTTTCTGGTGCTCCCTGGCGGTGGATGCCCTCCAACGGCTACCGCGACATGCCGCCCAACCTGCACGACCACGTGTACTCCTTCTACGCCAACGTTCGCGCTTGCTTCATCGACTACAAGCCGCGTGACTTCCGCGCCGTCAACATCGGCGACTACGCCAAGGCCTACGACACCAACTTCGGCAGAAGGATCGACGCCGTCGCCGTCCGCAGCTCCTGCTGA
- a CDS encoding class I SAM-dependent methyltransferase, with translation MSMEQYDEIGEAFEGFKSLPLMRYGEVPSFLSMVGDVSGKSVLDVACGTGFYSREFKRRAAADVFGVDISVEMIAVAREFEESDPLGVRYEVGDVAELTPGGRRFDIAVGVQCLNYAENLAAMRRMCANIHRSLVAGGEFFVLAQKPDYRFDCPSLERYGFRCEPTGEEAETGPRARVTALLDPQPISIVSAVPRREVYEECLRAAGFSAVEWVPLKVSEAGIREFGEDFWADLLASPPLEMLRCHA, from the coding sequence GTGAGCATGGAGCAGTACGACGAGATCGGCGAGGCATTCGAGGGGTTCAAGTCCCTGCCACTGATGCGTTACGGGGAGGTGCCGAGCTTCCTTTCCATGGTCGGGGATGTGAGCGGCAAGTCGGTTCTCGACGTGGCGTGCGGTACCGGTTTCTACAGCAGGGAGTTCAAGCGCCGCGCTGCGGCGGATGTGTTCGGTGTCGACATCTCCGTCGAGATGATCGCCGTCGCGCGGGAGTTCGAGGAGAGCGACCCGCTGGGTGTGCGGTACGAGGTCGGTGATGTGGCCGAACTGACGCCTGGAGGGAGGCGTTTCGACATCGCGGTGGGGGTGCAGTGCCTCAACTACGCCGAGAACCTCGCTGCCATGCGGCGGATGTGCGCCAACATCCACCGGAGCCTGGTTGCGGGCGGAGAGTTCTTCGTACTCGCCCAGAAGCCCGACTACCGGTTCGACTGTCCGTCCCTGGAGAGGTACGGGTTCCGCTGCGAGCCGACCGGGGAGGAAGCCGAGACGGGGCCGCGGGCACGGGTCACCGCCCTCCTCGACCCGCAGCCGATCAGTATCGTCAGCGCGGTCCCGCGCCGCGAGGTGTACGAGGAGTGCCTGCGGGCTGCCGGGTTCAGTGCGGTGGAGTGGGTTCCGCTGAAGGTGTCCGAGGCCGGTATCCGCGAGTTCGGCGAGGACTTCTGGGCGGACCTCCTGGCGAGCCCGCCGCTGGAGATGCTGCGCTGCCACGCCTGA